A segment of the Synechococcus sp. MU1643 genome:
GCGCTCCATGTATGCGCTGTATAGCTCTTCGTACTCAGAGACCTCCCCTGGGCGAAGGAAGGTAGCAACGATGGAGGAAAGATCCGCTGGCTCCAAAACACCCTCTGCGTGCCTGGCCTCTAAGCCAAGTAAGTACTCGCGGACTGGGTGATAGCTGTATTGGTGAGCAGCTTCCTGCAACGCGTCATAAGCAAGAGCCCTCGACGCAATTACACCCTTCTGCTCATCCAACTCAAAGTAGATGCGCTTTGCCTTCTTCTCGGGCAGTAAGCGACCATCAAGCTCGATATCACCACGCATTTCATTAAAGCGAAGGCGACTCTTACCATTCTCATCCTTGTACATTTCAAGGATAAGGTTGCGACATTGGATAGGAGATCTCACCTGGATCTCGCTGGCATTAAAAGACATTGGCGGTTGTATCAGTAAACGTGCTCGGCAACTGCACAAAAAAGAAGGCCGTGATGACGGTCCAACGAGCAGGAAGCCTCAGAGCTTCCCTTCAATCACCTGCTTGGCATAGGCCGTCGCGGCACGACGGATCAACACCGAACGCGAGACGTTCTTCAACCCAGCGGCTTCATCGATCATCCTGAGCTGATCAGGAAGA
Coding sequences within it:
- a CDS encoding ribbon-helix-helix protein, CopG family encodes the protein MIDEAAGLKNVSRSVLIRRAATAYAKQVIEGKL